The SAR324 cluster bacterium sequence TATCATGTCCAGATTCTGATAATATTCCAGATCTTTGCCCAGATCCTGGCGGCTCATGCGTTTGAATTCAGCGTCAAAGCAGATGACAACGCGTTTGTCGCCTTCCTGGATATGGTATCCGAAGGCTTCATTGGGATGATCCAGTTGAAACGGGGTGATTTCCAGACCACATAGCTGGAGCGGTTTATATTTTTCTACATGGTGAAAATGATGGGTTGACGGCAAAAATTCATAGGGAACCGGAAAGTAGGGGGCCTTGAATAAATCTCTGATACCATTCTGGAAGGAATTGTGGGGCGAATAAAAATTTAGAATCCTGCCTTCCATATAGATCGGAATAAAGAATGGCAGGCCACAGGTATGATCCCAGTGGTAGTGTGTCTGGAAGATATGAAATTCCTTTTCGGTTTTATGATATTTCACACCATAATTTCGAATGCCTGATCCGGAATCAAATAAAACAGAACCTGATTCGGTGCGCACCTCGATACACATGGTTGACGATCCATACGTCCCTTTCTGATGCAGTGGCAGATCATTCATGAAGGTTTTGATGTCTTCCTTTTTTGAATACCCACGCTCCAGAAACAGTTCCAGAGCCTGTTCAATTTTACCTTCCATCTCGTTTGCGCTGATCCCTGACGGCAGGGAACCTCTGACACCATACAAGGTTATTCGCATATCAACTCTTCTGTTTTTTCAAAATGTCTTCTAAACTCCAGGTATCCACACTGCAACTGTCACCACAATGCGGACACGCAATATCAGCCGGATTTTCTGAAAGCGGGATGGTCATATTGATTCTGATTTCAAACTCTTCTTCACAATGGTCACACCAGACAGGGACATAACAGGATTCAATGAAACAGCCATAACCCAACTCCTCAATCTGGGACAGAACTTCGGTGAAAATCATGGAACACTCGGACAATACCACCTTGGTTTCCCACTGTAGATCTCGCAAAAGATTGAACCATTCACGGATCCCCATCGAATTGATACGTTTGATCTCTTTCAGATGGATACGCAACGGCAAATGGCGCCTTTCCTGAATTTCGGACAGCAATTCCTTATAGGTGAATTCCTCGTTGATGATTCCCTTCAGGTGAATAACCGTGTTGTCAGGATTCTTTTCAACACTCCACTGGAGTAAGTCGTTTCTGATTACATTCATAAGTGTCACTTGGCGGATGGTCCCGGTAAAAAAAGTCCTTTTCAGTTATTTAGACAATTTGGAAGGGTGAATACAAGTAAAGATTTTGTTTTTTTCATATTCAAGATTCATACTATTTGCGTGAAAACGATTTATATTTTATTTTTTTCCTGTTTTTTCGAAATCAGGCAGAGTCGTTCGTTCCGTATCAGATACAAGCGTGGGTGTCACAAACACCAGAATATGATCAAAACGGTTGCTGGTGTTGCTGCTCTGAAACATCCAGCCGATCAATGGAATTTCACGTAAAAACGGAATTCCTGACTCTGAGTATCCTTCCCGATCGCGTATCAGGCCACCCAGCAGAAACGGGTTCCCATTCCTCACAATCACATTGCCCTGAGCACGCTGGC is a genomic window containing:
- a CDS encoding MBL fold metallo-hydrolase, coding for MRITLYGVRGSLPSGISANEMEGKIEQALELFLERGYSKKEDIKTFMNDLPLHQKGTYGSSTMCIEVRTESGSVLFDSGSGIRNYGVKYHKTEKEFHIFQTHYHWDHTCGLPFFIPIYMEGRILNFYSPHNSFQNGIRDLFKAPYFPVPYEFLPSTHHFHHVEKYKPLQLCGLEITPFQLDHPNEAFGYHIQEGDKRVVICFDAEFKRMSRQDLGKDLEYYQNLDMILFDGQYTMSEVLRKIDWGHCTAHVGVDLCLREAIKKLVIVHHDPQSDDEHLYQQEQITRQYYDRQLRTYKHENPDISPVEIMWGYEGLVLQV